A DNA window from Bacteroidales bacterium contains the following coding sequences:
- a CDS encoding dihydroorotate dehydrogenase-like protein, with the protein MATLTTKHMGVTLKNPLILGACNLSNNLEKLKEAEKAGVAAVVYRSLFEEQIQLEDNELSNQLEAYDERHAEMISLFPRIEHGGPKEHIYNLKQIVDALSIPVFASLNAVYKESWVEYAKLLEETGVAGLELNFFSVPRDFDKSGHDVILQQIEVLKAVKAAVKVPVSVKLSPFYTNVLKTIKDMDEAGADAFILFNRLFEPDIDVEAEKHVSPWNLSTHSDHRLSIRYVGLTHGNLNASVAANNGIYEGIDIVKMILAGASAVEAVSTFYHHGVGHAAEMLQELEEWMDRKEYDSIEAFRGTLSSKAINDPFVYKRAQYIDLLLKSEEHFNAVI; encoded by the coding sequence ATGGCAACACTGACAACAAAACACATGGGAGTCACCCTGAAGAACCCTCTGATCCTGGGTGCATGTAATCTCTCAAATAACCTCGAAAAACTGAAAGAGGCAGAAAAGGCAGGAGTCGCAGCAGTGGTATACCGCTCCCTGTTTGAAGAGCAGATTCAGTTAGAAGACAACGAACTTAGCAATCAGCTGGAAGCCTACGATGAACGTCATGCTGAAATGATCAGCCTCTTTCCGAGAATTGAACACGGGGGTCCCAAAGAGCATATATATAACCTGAAACAGATAGTGGACGCACTCTCCATTCCGGTTTTTGCCAGCCTGAATGCTGTCTACAAAGAATCATGGGTAGAGTATGCCAAATTGCTCGAAGAGACAGGAGTTGCTGGACTGGAACTGAATTTTTTCTCCGTACCCCGCGATTTTGACAAATCGGGACATGATGTCATTCTTCAGCAGATTGAGGTCCTGAAAGCAGTAAAAGCCGCAGTGAAGGTCCCGGTGAGCGTTAAGCTGAGTCCCTTCTATACCAATGTACTTAAGACCATTAAGGATATGGACGAAGCAGGTGCAGACGCCTTTATTCTTTTTAACAGGCTTTTTGAACCGGATATCGATGTGGAAGCTGAGAAACATGTTTCTCCCTGGAACTTAAGTACACACAGCGACCACCGTCTGTCTATCCGTTATGTCGGACTTACACACGGAAACCTGAATGCCAGCGTTGCAGCGAACAACGGGATCTATGAAGGAATCGATATTGTTAAGATGATCCTGGCCGGCGCCAGCGCCGTGGAGGCCGTCAGTACCTTCTACCACCACGGGGTGGGACATGCCGCAGAGATGTTACAGGAGCTGGAAGAGTGGATGGATCGCAAAGAATATGATTCCATCGAAGCATTCAGAGGTACGCTGAGCTCAAAAGCCATCAACGATCCTTTTGTCTATAAGCGCGCCCAGTACATCGATTTGCTCCTGAAATCTGAAGAGCATTTTAACGCCGTGATATAA
- the def gene encoding peptide deformylase codes for MVLPVYVYGMSVLRKIAPEIPEDYKELDQLIADMFETMRASDGIGLAAPQVGKSMRIFVVDTSPVADAAKELELAEFKKVFINPYILEEWGDPRTSEEGCLSLPNIREDVTRPSYVRIEYYDENWNLKEEEYDGIRARVIQHEYDHLEGKLFVDRISPLRRKLLSARLNAISHGRADCDYRMVYPKK; via the coding sequence ATGGTATTACCGGTATATGTTTACGGAATGTCGGTGCTTCGGAAAATTGCACCGGAGATTCCTGAAGATTATAAGGAACTGGATCAGTTGATTGCAGATATGTTTGAAACCATGCGAGCCAGTGACGGGATTGGACTGGCAGCGCCCCAGGTTGGTAAATCAATGAGGATTTTTGTTGTCGATACTTCTCCCGTGGCTGATGCCGCCAAGGAACTGGAACTCGCTGAATTCAAGAAGGTTTTTATCAATCCCTATATTCTGGAAGAGTGGGGCGATCCCCGGACTTCCGAAGAGGGCTGTCTGAGTCTTCCAAATATTCGGGAAGATGTTACCCGCCCCAGTTATGTTCGCATTGAGTACTATGATGAGAACTGGAACCTGAAGGAGGAGGAGTACGACGGGATCCGGGCCAGGGTCATCCAGCACGAGTATGATCACCTGGAAGGAAAGTTGTTTGTGGACCGGATCAGTCCCCTTCGCCGCAAATTACTGTCGGCCCGTCTGAACGCCATCAGTCACGGGCGCGCCGATTGCGATTACCGGATGGTCTATCCGAAAAAGTAA
- the ruvX gene encoding Holliday junction resolvase RuvX, with amino-acid sequence MGRIVAIDYGTRRTGVAVTDPGQMIASPMETVPTHALMHFLQAYLEKEHVELLVVGHPRQMDHSESESMKEIRFFVAAFKKRFKEIPVAYMDERFTSKMAMDAMISGGMKKSDRRVKGNVDRVSAALILQSFLERRNNMRH; translated from the coding sequence TTGGGAAGGATAGTTGCTATCGATTACGGGACCAGGCGGACTGGAGTGGCAGTTACCGATCCGGGACAAATGATTGCTTCCCCCATGGAGACAGTACCTACACATGCTTTGATGCATTTCCTGCAGGCTTACCTGGAGAAGGAGCATGTGGAGCTGCTTGTGGTGGGCCATCCCCGGCAGATGGATCATAGCGAATCGGAGTCCATGAAGGAGATACGTTTTTTCGTGGCAGCTTTTAAAAAGCGCTTTAAGGAGATCCCGGTGGCTTACATGGATGAGCGTTTTACCTCAAAAATGGCCATGGACGCAATGATCTCCGGAGGGATGAAAAAATCTGACAGGAGGGTAAAGGGGAATGTGGACAGGGTGAGTGCTGCCCTTATTCTGCAATCTTTTCTGGAAAGAAGGAACAATATGCGTCATTAA
- a CDS encoding ComEC/Rec2 family competence protein translates to MYDLRKLPVLRALVPFFGGVVCGTACFTSILPWRVLIMSLIIWTLALFLYFRQGSRTSSHPWLLPALLFLLIFVLGWGNAMLSKPADPGFPIDERVLVRGEVSGAPIPGPQAHSFDLEVHLLVSGDSRFRVHTHLRAYFRIQADSLIPDAGEIWQFSGKLAAIQNNGNPGEFDYKSLMSRRNCWYRFYISTGEESDVCNRRIEGDQRRLSSSLIRKRITGHWHGDTEEISLLKAVCLGDRSSLTDELRQVYTAAGGMHLLAVSGLHVGLIWWVLQYMTAWMYLLFRSEKQKTVAILGLLWFYAFVTGFSSSVSRAVCMFSFFSAGRILGKRIHPLNVVFVSAFLLVLIQPVRLLDVGFQLSYCAITGIVSFFPLLKNLTRIKNRLLRKIWEAASVSLAAQLSTAPLVIYYFHQLPLYSLLTSLIAIPLLSVLISVFVCSVPFISAGILEDFFNFLLVGLARLMNGLMDQISTLPGALPDGLQMDLLSLSVGLLILLLLATFLHGNRRIPPYLILLLISVSLIWSSTSSLKCQHSSELIITHFRGASMIIFRQGRALDQYCWYRDSSSRDYMKAYSDGCWSRRRYQKQLYAPEEAGSFSERISGCVWLAEGLWLLGNDLCSGLVFGQGLEENRWGSAFGDSANALTFTPCFILLSGEPEPGSLQEVPWRDQTDLVIDGSNRSWYKDRLDAGWDGSYLTDRSGAYVKRW, encoded by the coding sequence ATGTACGATTTGCGAAAACTGCCCGTGTTACGCGCCCTTGTTCCCTTTTTCGGGGGAGTGGTATGTGGAACAGCCTGTTTTACATCGATCCTCCCATGGAGAGTGCTCATTATGTCTCTTATTATCTGGACATTGGCCCTCTTTTTGTACTTCCGTCAGGGAAGCAGGACAAGCTCGCATCCCTGGCTTCTTCCGGCCCTTCTCTTCCTGCTTATCTTTGTCCTGGGTTGGGGGAATGCGATGCTTTCAAAGCCTGCAGACCCCGGTTTTCCCATTGATGAACGAGTGCTTGTTAGGGGTGAAGTCAGCGGAGCTCCAATACCCGGACCTCAGGCGCACAGCTTTGATCTGGAGGTTCATCTGCTTGTTTCAGGCGATTCCCGGTTCAGGGTGCACACTCATCTCCGGGCTTATTTCAGGATTCAGGCCGACTCCCTGATCCCGGATGCCGGAGAGATCTGGCAGTTTTCAGGAAAACTGGCAGCTATACAAAACAACGGGAACCCGGGCGAATTCGACTATAAATCTCTGATGAGCAGGAGAAATTGCTGGTACCGCTTCTATATCTCCACCGGAGAGGAGTCGGATGTCTGCAACAGGAGGATAGAAGGGGATCAAAGGCGCCTTTCTTCCTCCCTGATTCGAAAAAGGATAACCGGACACTGGCACGGGGACACGGAGGAAATCTCTCTGCTGAAGGCTGTCTGCCTGGGCGATCGTTCGTCGCTGACCGATGAACTGCGCCAGGTTTATACCGCTGCAGGGGGAATGCACCTGCTCGCGGTGTCGGGATTGCATGTGGGGCTTATCTGGTGGGTCTTGCAGTATATGACAGCCTGGATGTACCTGCTTTTCAGGAGTGAGAAACAGAAAACTGTGGCCATACTGGGACTACTTTGGTTCTACGCCTTTGTGACCGGGTTCTCCTCTTCTGTCAGCAGAGCTGTATGCATGTTTTCCTTTTTTTCTGCCGGCAGGATCCTGGGTAAGCGAATCCATCCATTGAACGTGGTATTTGTGTCGGCTTTTCTACTGGTGCTGATCCAGCCTGTCCGGCTTCTGGATGTTGGTTTCCAGCTGTCCTACTGTGCCATAACGGGAATTGTAAGCTTTTTCCCGCTGTTGAAGAACCTGACCCGGATTAAAAACCGGCTGCTCCGAAAGATATGGGAAGCTGCCTCAGTGAGTCTGGCGGCCCAGTTAAGCACAGCTCCCCTGGTCATCTATTACTTCCATCAGCTGCCCCTCTATTCCTTATTGACCAGTTTGATTGCAATCCCCCTGCTCAGTGTATTGATTTCTGTCTTTGTCTGCTCTGTACCTTTTATATCTGCAGGTATCCTGGAGGATTTTTTCAATTTTCTGCTGGTAGGGCTGGCCCGCCTGATGAACGGGTTGATGGATCAGATTTCCACCCTTCCGGGTGCTTTACCGGACGGACTACAGATGGATCTGCTAAGTCTCTCTGTCGGGCTCCTGATTCTGCTGTTGCTTGCCACCTTCCTCCATGGCAACAGGCGGATCCCCCCTTACCTGATTTTATTGCTGATATCTGTATCCCTGATTTGGAGCTCCACTTCCTCCTTGAAATGCCAGCATTCTTCCGAACTGATCATCACCCATTTCAGAGGGGCCTCCATGATCATTTTCCGGCAGGGGAGGGCACTTGACCAGTACTGCTGGTACAGGGACAGCAGCTCCAGGGATTATATGAAAGCTTACAGTGATGGATGCTGGAGCAGGAGGAGGTATCAGAAACAACTGTATGCGCCGGAGGAGGCAGGGAGTTTCTCTGAGCGGATTTCCGGCTGTGTCTGGCTTGCGGAAGGACTCTGGTTGTTGGGAAATGATTTATGTTCCGGTCTCGTGTTTGGCCAGGGCCTGGAGGAAAACAGGTGGGGATCTGCATTTGGCGATTCGGCGAACGCTCTGACTTTCACTCCCTGTTTTATCCTGCTTTCGGGTGAACCTGAGCCTGGCAGTCTGCAGGAAGTCCCGTGGAGGGATCAAACAGACCTGGTGATCGATGGATCGAACCGTAGCTGGTATAAAGACAGATTGGATGCCGGCTGGGATGGGAGCTATTTGACAGATCGCTCGGGAGCCTACGTGAAAAGATGGTAA